A region from the Prochlorococcus sp. MIT 0603 genome encodes:
- a CDS encoding endonuclease MutS2, whose translation MGFQQKNSKLSIAQLASQETLELLEWPLLCEQLSSFASTIQGRRICITSLIPSNLLISRRLLSETLEISTLDKELEGGISFVGVKDLETILLRCSKGGVLSGMELLEVSETLRAARRLRRQLNDPMSRPTISSLASNLIALPELQKLIEFGIEDGGRIADRASDQLAGFRRQAHALGQERKDFLRDLMRRLHSVLQDTVISERYNRPVIALKSGAIDHVQGTIHDTSASGNTYFIEPKIIIPLGNRIAALQAKILVEEQKLLALWSREVADNHLALHQLYKALLELDFALTRARYSDWLGGIAPSLNEHSDSPFLIEEFRHPLLVWKEHYEQGDTVIPTSFEVSSSQRVIAITGPNTGGKTVALKSIGLAILMSKCGLLLPCSGEPSLPWVNQVLADIGDEQSLQQNLSTFSGHIVRITRILESIAICSGPSVVLLDELGAGTDPTEGTALATALLLALADKARLTVATTHFGELKALKYSDSRFENASVGFDSETMSPTYHLQWGIPGRSNALAIARRLGLERSVMNKAQELLTSNGVDNVNHVIEGLEEQRHRQQEAAEEAAALLARTEILHEELISRWQKQCLESQDFQERGRQELESSIRDGQKEVKELIRRLRDGSADGETARISGKRLRQIKAFQQQRMNKDNNNWLPKKGDRVRLTSIGKSGEVIAVSEDGSELTVMCGVFRSTVDLNFVESLDGQKPMPLNQHPVVNIKSNLQLGGNPTVRTKRNTIDVRGLRVYEAEAVVEEKLRNTSGPLWIIHGVGTGRLKKGLIEWLENLDYVEKITIAEHFDGGPGCSVVWVK comes from the coding sequence ATGGGTTTTCAACAAAAGAATTCGAAATTAAGTATTGCTCAGCTTGCTTCTCAAGAAACACTTGAGCTGTTGGAGTGGCCACTTCTTTGTGAACAGCTCTCATCATTTGCAAGCACTATTCAAGGCCGACGTATATGTATCACTTCTTTAATACCAAGTAATTTGCTCATCAGCAGAAGATTGCTTTCTGAAACATTAGAGATAAGTACTTTAGATAAAGAGTTAGAAGGAGGTATTAGTTTTGTTGGAGTTAAAGATTTAGAGACGATTTTGTTGCGATGCTCAAAAGGAGGGGTCTTGTCCGGGATGGAGTTGTTAGAAGTTTCTGAAACATTAAGAGCTGCCAGGCGATTGCGTCGGCAGCTAAATGACCCAATGAGTCGACCAACAATATCTTCCTTAGCCTCGAATTTGATAGCATTGCCCGAATTGCAGAAATTAATTGAATTTGGGATCGAAGATGGTGGGCGCATAGCAGATCGGGCAAGTGATCAATTAGCTGGATTTCGTCGACAGGCTCATGCGTTAGGACAGGAAAGGAAAGATTTCTTAAGGGATCTTATGAGGAGACTGCATTCTGTCCTTCAGGATACTGTCATATCTGAACGATATAATCGACCAGTAATAGCCTTGAAGTCTGGTGCAATTGATCATGTTCAAGGAACCATTCATGACACTTCTGCTTCAGGAAATACTTATTTTATAGAGCCAAAAATCATCATTCCTTTAGGCAATAGAATTGCAGCACTTCAAGCCAAAATTTTAGTAGAAGAGCAGAAATTATTAGCTCTGTGGAGTAGGGAAGTTGCTGATAATCATCTTGCTCTTCATCAACTTTATAAAGCTTTATTGGAATTAGACTTTGCTTTAACAAGAGCAAGATATAGCGATTGGTTGGGGGGTATTGCACCTAGTCTTAATGAACACTCTGATAGTCCATTTCTCATTGAAGAGTTTCGTCACCCTTTACTTGTTTGGAAAGAGCATTATGAACAAGGCGATACAGTTATTCCAACAAGTTTTGAGGTATCTTCTTCTCAGAGAGTCATTGCTATTACAGGGCCTAATACGGGAGGAAAAACAGTTGCATTGAAAAGTATAGGTTTAGCAATACTTATGTCAAAGTGTGGATTGTTGTTGCCGTGTTCTGGGGAGCCATCTTTGCCTTGGGTTAATCAAGTCCTGGCAGATATTGGAGATGAACAATCCCTTCAACAGAATTTATCAACGTTTAGTGGACATATTGTTCGAATTACTCGTATTTTGGAATCCATTGCTATATGTTCTGGACCGTCAGTAGTTTTACTTGATGAATTAGGGGCAGGTACTGATCCAACAGAAGGAACTGCATTAGCGACCGCTTTGTTGCTTGCATTGGCTGATAAAGCAAGATTGACAGTTGCAACTACACATTTTGGCGAATTAAAAGCTTTGAAGTATAGCGATTCACGATTTGAGAATGCTTCTGTTGGATTTGATAGTGAAACGATGAGTCCTACTTATCATCTTCAATGGGGTATTCCTGGGCGAAGCAATGCTTTAGCAATCGCACGTCGATTAGGTTTAGAGAGAAGTGTTATGAATAAAGCCCAAGAACTTTTGACAAGCAATGGTGTGGACAATGTAAACCATGTTATAGAAGGGCTTGAGGAGCAGCGGCATAGGCAGCAAGAGGCAGCAGAAGAAGCTGCTGCACTTTTAGCTCGTACGGAGATTCTTCATGAGGAATTGATTAGTCGTTGGCAAAAACAATGTTTAGAATCTCAAGACTTTCAGGAAAGAGGACGCCAGGAATTAGAGAGTTCTATTCGAGATGGACAAAAGGAGGTGAAAGAATTAATCCGTCGTTTGCGTGATGGATCAGCGGATGGTGAGACTGCGCGAATAAGTGGTAAGAGGTTAAGGCAAATAAAAGCTTTTCAACAGCAACGGATGAATAAAGATAATAATAATTGGTTACCTAAAAAAGGGGATCGTGTCAGATTAACTTCGATAGGCAAATCGGGTGAAGTTATTGCAGTATCAGAGGATGGTTCAGAACTTACAGTAATGTGTGGAGTATTTAGAAGTACAGTTGATTTGAATTTTGTTGAAAGCTTAGATGGACAAAAACCTATGCCTTTAAATCAACATCCTGTAGTCAATATAAAATCTAATCTTCAATTAGGTGGTAATCCTACTGTTCGCACTAAAAGAAATACAATTGATGTAAGAGGTTTGAGAGTGTACGAAGCTGAAGCCGTGGTTGAAGAGAAATTACGTAATACATCTGGCCCGTTATGGATTATTCATGGCGTTGGGACAGGAAGGTTGAAAAAGGGTTTGATTGAGTGGTTGGAAAATCTTGATTATGTCGAAAAAATTACAATTGCTGAGCATTTTGATGGTGGTCCAGGATGTAGCGTTGTTTGGGTGAAGTAA
- a CDS encoding aspartoacylase, whose amino-acid sequence MSSIQLLLVAGTHGNEINAPWIFDQWQKDLNLIDQSGLKVVAEIGNPDAREKVQRYLDRDLNRSFLRENLNSSQVNCIEIDRARELVDKYGQYGSNPCQIVIDLHSTTSSMGTSLVVYGRRPVDLALVSLIQNRLGVPIYLYEGDLSQQGFMVESWPCGFVVEIGPVPQGLLHSRIISQTFHTVKSCIEEISKYINCGASFPEKLLVHRHLKNIDFPRDSLGRPSAFIHSDLQGRDWYPIRYGHPLFTDLNGNEIRFLDQSLESEEVVPVFINEAAYVEKNIAMSLTKREVLTFDPAWKDALYRLIGS is encoded by the coding sequence ATGTCTAGCATTCAATTGTTATTGGTTGCAGGTACACATGGGAATGAAATTAATGCACCTTGGATTTTTGATCAGTGGCAGAAGGATCTAAATCTGATTGATCAAAGCGGTTTGAAGGTTGTTGCTGAGATAGGTAATCCTGATGCACGTGAGAAAGTTCAAAGGTATTTAGACAGAGATTTAAATAGAAGCTTTCTACGAGAAAATTTGAATTCGTCTCAAGTCAATTGCATTGAAATTGATCGAGCTAGAGAATTAGTGGATAAGTATGGTCAATATGGTTCTAACCCATGCCAAATAGTTATTGACCTCCACAGCACGACATCATCTATGGGGACTAGTCTTGTTGTCTATGGAAGACGTCCAGTTGATTTAGCATTAGTGTCTTTAATTCAAAACCGACTTGGTGTGCCTATTTATTTATATGAAGGTGATCTATCTCAACAAGGTTTTATGGTTGAGTCTTGGCCTTGTGGATTTGTAGTTGAAATAGGCCCTGTTCCTCAAGGATTGCTTCATAGTCGAATTATTAGCCAGACATTTCATACGGTCAAATCTTGTATTGAAGAGATCTCTAAATACATTAATTGTGGTGCTTCTTTTCCCGAAAAGCTTCTAGTTCATAGACATTTAAAAAACATTGATTTCCCTAGAGATTCTTTAGGAAGACCTTCAGCATTTATTCACAGTGATCTTCAAGGTAGAGATTGGTATCCAATCAGATATGGTCATCCATTATTTACAGATCTCAATGGGAATGAGATTAGATTTTTAGACCAATCTTTAGAATCTGAAGAGGTTGTGCCAGTTTTTATAAATGAAGCTGCATATGTAGAGAAAAATATTGCCATGAGTTTGACTAAGAGAGAGGTTTTGACCTTTGATCCTGCTTGGAAAGATGCTTTGTATCGTTTGATTGGTTCTTAA
- a CDS encoding P-II family nitrogen regulator → MKRLDLVFSERELDAIITALENAGVPGYTVMKHATGRGPETIVSEDMEFSGLGANAHVIVFCNDEIINRIRENVKSILNYYGGVAYVSEAIEL, encoded by the coding sequence ATGAAGCGACTAGATCTTGTTTTTAGCGAAAGAGAATTAGATGCAATAATCACAGCCCTAGAAAATGCAGGTGTTCCTGGGTATACAGTCATGAAGCATGCAACAGGCAGAGGTCCTGAAACAATAGTTTCAGAAGATATGGAGTTTTCAGGGCTAGGCGCAAATGCCCATGTAATAGTCTTTTGCAATGATGAGATTATTAATCGAATAAGAGAGAATGTAAAATCAATACTTAATTATTATGGTGGTGTTGCATATGTTTCAGAAGCCATTGAGCTATAA
- a CDS encoding DUF2301 domain-containing membrane protein encodes MENALSIELQGMYGKYVITNDDRLEVRNYRIALLICGLSFTAGLSHWLIIGQGYAWIWLIPMTISLGLALNWIHIYIRFLHRTLQFLWALGSLGIAILIFKGDSHELLSNLASRPSLTILIGPYFAAMTGLGFKEFFCFQRPEAIGLTCLLPISLGSHFLGIISNQIAMILICLSAGLLLILALRKFGMDAASDIGDKSVFEYLKTK; translated from the coding sequence ATGGAAAATGCCTTATCAATAGAACTTCAAGGAATGTATGGGAAATATGTGATAACAAATGATGATCGGTTAGAAGTAAGAAACTATAGAATTGCACTATTGATATGTGGCTTATCATTCACAGCAGGTTTATCTCATTGGTTGATCATTGGGCAAGGTTATGCATGGATCTGGCTTATTCCAATGACTATTTCCTTGGGATTAGCTTTGAATTGGATTCACATTTATATTCGCTTTCTTCATAGAACTCTTCAATTCTTATGGGCTTTAGGGTCTTTAGGGATTGCTATTCTCATTTTCAAAGGGGATTCTCACGAATTACTATCTAACCTTGCTTCCAGACCGAGCTTAACAATATTGATTGGGCCTTATTTTGCAGCAATGACTGGATTAGGCTTTAAAGAATTCTTTTGTTTTCAACGACCAGAGGCTATTGGATTGACATGCTTACTGCCTATAAGCCTAGGAAGTCATTTTTTGGGAATAATAAGTAATCAAATAGCAATGATATTGATTTGTTTGTCGGCAGGACTGTTATTAATTCTTGCATTAAGAAAATTTGGCATGGATGCAGCTTCGGATATTGGTGACAAAAGTGTTTTTGAATATCTAAAAACGAAGTAA
- a CDS encoding VOC family protein, translating into MNQQNSGNSSLNVRRLGHVAIRVKDVDRAKSFYTSLGMTVVWDDAEWCYLEAGPNKDGLALLGPGYKAAGPHFAFHFSDKAEVEHAHKQLHQAGIKVGSLHAHRDGTSSFYLQDPEGNWLEMLYLPPEGIPSNQ; encoded by the coding sequence ATGAATCAACAAAATTCAGGAAACAGTAGCTTAAATGTTAGAAGACTCGGGCATGTAGCTATACGTGTAAAAGATGTAGATAGGGCTAAGTCCTTTTATACAAGCCTTGGGATGACGGTTGTTTGGGATGATGCAGAATGGTGTTATTTAGAAGCAGGCCCTAATAAAGATGGACTTGCCTTATTAGGCCCAGGTTATAAAGCAGCAGGCCCACATTTTGCTTTTCACTTCTCTGATAAAGCTGAGGTAGAGCATGCTCATAAGCAATTACATCAGGCTGGGATTAAAGTTGGGAGTTTGCATGCTCATCGAGATGGTACCTCTTCTTTTTATTTGCAAGACCCTGAAGGCAATTGGTTGGAAATGCTTTACCTCCCTCCTGAGGGTATTCCATCAAATCAATAA
- a CDS encoding SulP family inorganic anion transporter, producing the protein MSLIHGFHLKNVRGDVLGGLTAAVVALPLALAFGNAALGPGGAIYGLYGAVVVGFLAALFGGTPAQVSGPTGPMSVTVASVVATLAAAGVSEDLSAGEILPLVMAAVVLGGLFQILFGILKLGKYITLVPYSVVSGFMSGIGVIIICLQIGPLLGISTKGGVIASLSTVASNFEPNGAAIGVAVMTLGIVFLTPRRISQWVPSPLLALLIVTPISIILFGETAIDRIGEIPEGVPSLTIPSFTQYAPIIVKAGLVLAALGAIDSLLTSLVADNISQTRHNSDRELIGQGIGNAVAGLFTGLPGAGATMRTVINVKSGGSTPLSGMVHSIVLLIVLLGAGPLAAQIPEALLAGILIKVGLDIIDWGFLLRAHRLSLKTAVVMYGVLFMTVFWDLISAVLVGVFVANMLTIDSITQTQLEGMDADNPLNSKSEDLPLPDDEQTLLDNCQGEVMLFRLKGPLSFGAAKGITERMMLIRKYKILILDITDVPRLGVTATLAIEDMIQEASINSRKAYVAGATGRVRDRLARFGVKGLLNTRKEALEAALNELKSI; encoded by the coding sequence GTGTCCTTAATTCATGGTTTTCACCTAAAGAATGTACGAGGTGATGTTCTAGGTGGACTTACTGCAGCAGTAGTTGCCCTTCCACTAGCACTTGCTTTTGGCAATGCTGCTCTTGGTCCTGGCGGCGCAATATATGGTCTATATGGCGCAGTAGTTGTTGGTTTCCTGGCAGCATTATTTGGGGGCACACCTGCTCAAGTAAGTGGTCCTACTGGGCCTATGAGTGTAACGGTGGCAAGTGTTGTTGCAACCCTTGCGGCTGCAGGAGTTTCCGAAGACCTTTCGGCTGGAGAAATCTTGCCTCTTGTAATGGCGGCAGTAGTTCTTGGTGGATTATTTCAAATTCTTTTTGGCATTTTAAAACTTGGAAAATACATAACACTTGTTCCTTACTCAGTTGTTTCAGGCTTTATGTCTGGTATTGGTGTAATTATTATTTGTTTGCAAATTGGGCCTCTTCTTGGAATTAGTACTAAAGGTGGTGTAATAGCTTCACTATCAACTGTTGCATCTAATTTCGAACCTAATGGAGCAGCAATAGGTGTTGCTGTAATGACTCTTGGAATAGTTTTTTTAACCCCAAGAAGAATTAGTCAATGGGTACCGTCTCCGCTTTTAGCACTATTAATAGTTACTCCTATTTCTATTATTCTTTTTGGCGAAACTGCAATAGATAGAATCGGAGAAATACCAGAAGGGGTGCCATCTCTAACTATTCCTAGTTTCACTCAATATGCGCCAATAATTGTAAAAGCAGGCTTAGTTCTAGCAGCTTTAGGTGCAATAGATTCACTTCTTACATCTTTAGTGGCAGATAATATTTCTCAAACAAGGCATAATTCTGATAGAGAATTGATAGGTCAAGGAATCGGTAATGCTGTAGCAGGATTATTTACAGGGTTGCCAGGGGCTGGGGCAACAATGAGAACAGTGATAAATGTAAAGTCTGGAGGTTCCACTCCCTTATCAGGGATGGTTCATTCGATAGTTCTTTTAATTGTCCTCTTAGGAGCAGGGCCTTTAGCTGCACAAATCCCCGAAGCACTTCTTGCAGGAATTTTAATCAAAGTTGGTCTAGATATTATTGACTGGGGATTTCTTTTAAGAGCACATAGGCTTTCGCTAAAAACAGCCGTAGTTATGTACGGCGTGCTTTTTATGACTGTTTTCTGGGATCTGATTTCTGCAGTTTTAGTGGGTGTTTTCGTAGCAAATATGCTCACAATTGATTCAATAACACAAACTCAGTTGGAAGGCATGGATGCTGATAATCCATTAAATTCAAAAAGCGAAGATCTTCCACTTCCAGATGATGAGCAAACACTTCTAGACAACTGCCAAGGAGAAGTAATGTTATTTAGACTTAAAGGCCCTCTTAGTTTCGGAGCAGCTAAAGGGATAACTGAGAGAATGATGCTTATCAGAAAATATAAGATTCTTATATTAGATATCACAGATGTTCCAAGATTAGGGGTTACAGCAACTCTTGCTATTGAGGATATGATCCAAGAAGCAAGCATAAACTCAAGGAAAGCCTATGTAGCAGGGGCTACAGGGAGAGTAAGAGATAGACTTGCAAGATTTGGTGTCAAAGGCCTATTAAATACAAGAAAAGAAGCTTTAGAAGCTGCTCTTAATGAACTTAAATCTATTTAA
- a CDS encoding glutathione binding-like protein: MSIPPAIVAAARNGWKWQWNKLMNGLAPADHSGNYKRKPSQARNSTPPTREELLHRTQSELPVLIIGRSCPWAQRTWIIYELRNLKNNLNLLIAWADHKEGLWKISPPWKGYKTLLEIYKFCDSPPTYRATVPVLIDPKPANKTNPLLVGNESAQLLETLNEWPVDNGAPNFYPKDLQPEINAWQEAIQESVNNGVYKCGFARSQVAYEKASEELFHSLKNIEESLSIKGPWLCGDKLTLADIRLFPTIIRWESVYSPLFSCSQEFLSSFPKLIAWRKRFYNLPRVSKTCNAFHWRNDYFGALFPLNPSNIIPKGPKIEEIV, from the coding sequence ATGTCAATACCTCCAGCAATAGTTGCAGCAGCCCGAAATGGTTGGAAGTGGCAATGGAATAAATTAATGAATGGTCTTGCACCTGCTGACCATTCAGGTAATTACAAACGCAAACCTAGCCAGGCAAGGAATTCCACCCCTCCAACAAGAGAAGAGCTCTTACATAGAACGCAAAGTGAATTGCCAGTTTTAATCATCGGAAGAAGCTGCCCGTGGGCACAGAGGACATGGATAATATATGAACTAAGGAATCTGAAAAATAACTTAAACCTTCTAATCGCTTGGGCTGATCATAAAGAAGGTTTATGGAAAATCTCGCCGCCTTGGAAGGGTTACAAAACACTTCTAGAAATTTACAAATTTTGTGATTCACCTCCCACCTATAGGGCAACAGTTCCAGTCCTAATTGATCCAAAACCTGCTAATAAAACAAATCCCTTATTAGTTGGCAATGAGAGTGCGCAACTCTTAGAAACTTTGAATGAATGGCCTGTAGACAATGGCGCACCTAATTTTTACCCAAAAGATCTTCAACCAGAAATCAATGCATGGCAAGAAGCAATCCAAGAGTCAGTAAACAACGGTGTTTATAAATGTGGTTTTGCTAGAAGCCAAGTTGCTTATGAAAAAGCAAGCGAAGAGTTATTTCATTCACTCAAAAATATAGAAGAAAGTCTTTCGATAAAAGGACCTTGGCTATGTGGGGACAAACTTACTCTGGCTGATATAAGATTATTCCCAACAATTATTAGATGGGAAAGTGTTTACTCTCCTTTATTTAGCTGTAGCCAAGAGTTTTTGTCTTCTTTTCCAAAACTGATTGCTTGGCGAAAAAGATTTTATAATCTGCCAAGAGTCTCAAAGACTTGTAATGCATTCCATTGGCGTAATGATTACTTTGGAGCATTATTCCCACTGAATCCAAGCAATATCATCCCAAAAGGACCTAAAATTGAAGAGATAGTTTGA
- the cgtA gene encoding Obg family GTPase CgtA, whose amino-acid sequence MQFIDQAHITVRAGRGGDGIVAFRREKYVPAGGPSGGDGGNGGKVVFLADSNLQTLLDFKFKKIILAEDGCRGGPNKCTGASGNDLILKVPCGTEVRHMETGIIFGDLTIHGETLVVAFGGNGGLGNAHYLSNRNRAPEKFSEGRDGEEWLLNLELKLLAEVGIIGLPNAGKSTLISVLSSARPKIADYPFTTLIPNLGVVRKPSGDGTVFADIPGLIAGAAQGIGLGHEFLRHIERTKLLIHLVDASSLDPLEDIQVVEKELLAYDHGLIDRPRILVLNKKELINQQKIEVLIENLNPSFGNDLFVISAAMNEGLDLLLKKVWEKLET is encoded by the coding sequence ATGCAGTTTATAGATCAAGCACACATAACAGTTAGAGCCGGACGTGGTGGCGATGGAATAGTTGCTTTTCGAAGAGAAAAGTATGTGCCTGCTGGTGGCCCTTCAGGGGGAGATGGCGGTAATGGTGGGAAAGTTGTATTCCTGGCCGATTCCAATCTTCAAACTTTATTGGATTTTAAATTCAAAAAAATAATTCTTGCTGAAGATGGTTGTAGAGGAGGTCCTAATAAATGCACTGGTGCATCTGGGAATGATCTTATTTTGAAAGTTCCATGTGGCACAGAAGTTAGACATATGGAAACAGGAATAATATTTGGTGATTTGACAATTCATGGCGAAACTTTAGTGGTGGCTTTTGGGGGTAATGGAGGTCTTGGGAATGCTCATTATTTAAGTAATAGAAACCGTGCTCCTGAAAAATTCTCAGAAGGTAGGGATGGAGAAGAATGGTTATTAAATCTTGAATTAAAATTATTAGCGGAAGTAGGAATTATTGGATTGCCAAATGCAGGGAAAAGCACATTGATTTCTGTTCTTTCATCTGCAAGACCCAAAATTGCTGATTACCCTTTCACTACATTAATTCCCAACCTTGGTGTTGTACGCAAGCCAAGTGGAGATGGAACTGTTTTTGCTGATATTCCTGGCTTAATAGCTGGTGCTGCTCAAGGTATTGGATTAGGACATGAGTTCTTAAGGCACATAGAACGGACAAAATTGTTGATTCACCTTGTAGATGCTTCATCTTTAGATCCTTTGGAAGATATTCAAGTTGTTGAGAAAGAACTTTTAGCTTATGACCATGGACTTATCGATCGCCCAAGAATTTTAGTCTTGAATAAGAAAGAGCTTATAAATCAGCAAAAGATTGAGGTTCTCATAGAAAATTTAAACCCTTCATTTGGAAACGACTTGTTTGTTATTTCTGCTGCAATGAATGAAGGCTTAGATCTTCTGCTCAAAAAAGTTTGGGAAAAACTAGAGACTTAA
- the hemB gene encoding porphobilinogen synthase, whose product MELTYRPRRLRRTSALRSMVTENVITASDFIYPLFVHEGNEIEAISAMPGANRWTLDTLVGEVVRAWNLGIRCIVLFPKIADELKTEGGEECFNENGLIPKAIRRLKQEIPDMTIMTDVALDPYSIDGHDGIVSAEGIVLNDETVEHLCKQAIVQAQAGADLIGPSDMMDGRVGAIRESLDDEGFEDVGIISYTAKYSSAYYGPFREALDSAPRLESTKPIPKDKASYQMNPANSREAITEAQLDEQEGSDILMVKPGLAYLDIIYRLRQESELPIAAYNVSGEYSMIKAASQKGWIDEKLVVLETLLSFKRAGADLVLTYHACDAAAWLKG is encoded by the coding sequence ATGGAACTTACATATCGACCACGTCGACTTCGTAGAACTTCTGCTTTGAGAAGCATGGTGACAGAGAATGTAATTACTGCCTCAGACTTTATTTACCCTCTATTTGTGCATGAAGGTAATGAAATCGAGGCCATATCAGCAATGCCAGGGGCCAATCGTTGGACTCTAGATACATTGGTTGGGGAGGTTGTACGAGCGTGGAACTTGGGCATTAGATGCATTGTTTTGTTCCCTAAAATTGCTGACGAACTGAAGACTGAAGGTGGTGAAGAGTGTTTTAACGAAAATGGTTTAATACCTAAGGCTATTCGACGTCTAAAACAAGAAATTCCTGATATGACAATAATGACCGATGTTGCATTAGATCCATACTCTATTGATGGGCATGATGGCATTGTCAGTGCCGAAGGTATTGTCTTAAATGATGAAACTGTAGAGCATTTGTGTAAACAGGCTATTGTTCAGGCCCAAGCTGGAGCTGATTTGATAGGACCTAGTGACATGATGGATGGACGAGTTGGTGCTATTCGTGAATCTTTGGATGATGAAGGATTTGAGGATGTAGGGATTATTAGTTATACCGCAAAATATTCTTCAGCTTATTATGGCCCGTTTAGAGAAGCGCTTGACTCTGCTCCACGTTTAGAGAGTACAAAACCTATACCTAAAGATAAGGCTAGCTATCAAATGAATCCTGCCAATTCGCGAGAAGCTATTACTGAAGCTCAGCTTGATGAACAAGAAGGTTCTGATATTTTGATGGTTAAGCCAGGTTTAGCCTATCTCGATATTATTTATCGTTTAAGACAAGAATCTGAATTGCCTATTGCTGCTTATAACGTTAGTGGTGAGTACTCGATGATTAAAGCTGCTTCACAAAAAGGTTGGATTGATGAAAAATTAGTTGTTTTAGAAACTTTGTTGAGCTTTAAAAGAGCAGGGGCTGATCTTGTATTGACTTATCACGCATGTGATGCTGCTGCATGGTTGAAAGGGTAA
- a CDS encoding sodium-dependent bicarbonate transport family permease: protein MEPNLVLQNVLTPPVLFFFLGIIAVVLRSDLEIPAPLPKLFSLYLLLAIGFKGGMELEQSGLGGQVLPTVTSAIAMSLVIPLICFAILRLKLDVFNSAAIAAAYGSISAVTFITAESFLESQNIHFDGFMVAALALMESPAIIVGLLLVKIASTKNRPNSRKMELSTIFRESVLNGSVYLLLGSLLIGFLTAAHNPIGVEKMQPFTGKLFYGAECFFLLDMGIVAAQRLPGLRKAGSFLIFFAVLMPLFNSILGIFVAKALGLEPGNALLFAVLCASASYLAVPAAMRMTVPEAKASYYISTTLGLTFPFNIVIGIPLYMGLVNKLIPYSG from the coding sequence ATGGAGCCTAATCTTGTACTTCAAAATGTATTAACACCTCCAGTTTTATTCTTTTTTCTTGGAATAATTGCTGTTGTTTTACGTTCTGATCTAGAGATACCAGCACCTTTGCCAAAATTATTTTCCCTATACCTTCTTCTTGCAATTGGGTTCAAAGGAGGCATGGAGCTTGAGCAAAGTGGCTTAGGAGGACAAGTCCTGCCAACAGTGACTTCAGCAATAGCTATGTCTTTAGTAATTCCACTTATTTGTTTTGCAATACTAAGGTTAAAGCTTGATGTATTTAATTCCGCAGCAATTGCAGCAGCCTATGGATCAATAAGTGCTGTTACTTTTATTACAGCAGAAAGCTTTTTAGAAAGTCAAAACATTCATTTTGATGGCTTCATGGTTGCTGCACTAGCATTGATGGAGTCACCCGCAATAATTGTTGGTTTATTACTTGTCAAGATAGCAAGCACAAAAAATAGGCCTAATTCAAGAAAAATGGAATTAAGCACAATCTTTAGAGAATCGGTTCTTAATGGATCAGTTTATTTACTACTAGGCAGCTTACTCATTGGATTCTTAACGGCTGCACATAATCCGATAGGAGTAGAAAAAATGCAACCATTTACAGGAAAACTTTTCTATGGTGCAGAATGCTTCTTTTTACTAGATATGGGAATAGTTGCTGCTCAGAGATTACCAGGCTTACGAAAAGCAGGCTCATTTCTTATTTTCTTTGCAGTTCTAATGCCTCTTTTTAATTCAATTCTAGGCATTTTTGTTGCCAAAGCTTTAGGACTTGAACCTGGAAATGCGCTCTTATTTGCTGTTCTTTGTGCTAGCGCATCATATCTTGCAGTTCCTGCTGCCATGAGAATGACAGTTCCCGAAGCTAAAGCAAGTTATTATATTTCCACCACACTTGGTCTAACATTTCCTTTTAACATTGTGATAGGCATACCCTTATACATGGGACTTGTTAATAAACTAATTCCTTATTCTGGCTAA
- a CDS encoding CP12 domain-containing protein, whose translation MNSIDEHIQKDQSEILSAKAEGNAPKARHLEEELHSLEEYKEHHPEDKHDPNALELFCDANPDEPECLVYDD comes from the coding sequence ATGAACTCAATCGACGAACACATCCAGAAGGATCAATCAGAGATTCTTTCTGCCAAAGCCGAAGGCAATGCCCCCAAAGCAAGACATCTTGAAGAAGAACTACATTCACTAGAGGAATATAAAGAACACCATCCTGAGGACAAGCACGATCCAAATGCACTAGAGTTATTCTGTGATGCAAATCCAGATGAACCAGAATGTTTGGTTTATGATGATTAA